A window of Rhizophagus irregularis chromosome 25, complete sequence genomic DNA:
GATacgatatataataataataagactTTGGGACTTTGGGAGAATAACAAAAGAAGAAAGGGCTTCCGTCTTTTCTTGACAATCATGCGAAATactataagtaatataattacatcatGATTGCAAATCTGagtatgaaaaatattatttcatgcgaaataattgatataattacaTCATCATTTGCATGACTTTCTATTTATGCAAATCAGATCGGagtatgaaaatattattttagagatctttttttttttcaggatattatcattttaacgTTCAAGATCGAtaagcaataaataataactttataatcctgaaaacatttattcacgaaaatgtaagtaaaaaaaaaagattaatgtattataaacaacgagataaatttaataaaaatcatctaGATAATTCAAaaggaataaaattatttacttttagtaGTATtactttgttttttataactttaacTTTGAAAtgctaaataaattaaataaacttttctaaaaatttttgaataaattcatttaatgcACTCCTTTCTAAATCAAATTGTTCAATAATTTCGTTTTTGaatgatattttttgaatcaaaattattatattttattatcaatgaaactaattaaaatttaaaatttgtgattTATAATGTATTAGAGTCAATACTATATACCCAACCCAAagttacatttttcacaatttgATTTGGGAAAAATGTGGGATACATTtcgcaaaaattaatatttatcataataaaaaattgcggtgtaaaaaatattcatgaattcttttttgaattcttttaattctttcaagtaatataatcttttatttacatattgattataaagaagaataattttattggcggtcgctttatcattaattattgaattttaataaagttatcttttgatttttactATGAACtgaacatttaataataacaattctATGAAATAGCAACATTTTGGGACTTACAAAgatacttataaaaataatttaactaatagAGATAATATAAAGTAAGTATAATGAATAagaatatatagaaataatagaaactagagaaataatttgatttacgTCTTCAATATACTGTAATACCGATGAGATAATAGCTTAATAACATAATAACAATTAAGATCATGTACAGTTAtattgatcaaaataaaactttCCAGAATTTCCATGTATACGAAAACAGGTATTGCCATTGAAAGAACCTCGGACTTTCTGTTTCCTAAGAGTAAAATGAACTTTCGCAACTACATAGTACTCTTGATCTGgaaaatcaatttctttatagTCACCACTAGTTCCATCACAAGCATGGTAATCTCCTTTTCCGTCACCAGCTATGCGTTTATGATTTGAATCTTCAATCCAAATTCTACAAGCACCAGCATTCATATCTAAGTATACGCCGACACTATATGCTATATATCAAACCAAAATGtcgaattattagaaaaagaaaatggagAAAATACCGATTGTAAGAACTTTACCTTCAATGACCGGAGCAAATGTCATGTAGAAAAACATGAAAATAGCGGTAAGAAGGTAAAAACTTCGAGGTCTCATATTGGTGttagatttataatattacgttttgttattttattacgACAATTccgtaaaaaacaaaatttttggtGGGCATAGTAAGGCtatatatctatatttttttatttgttatcaaCCACGCATAACCGTAAAGGGAAGTTAATCAGAAGCATTTGTTAAATGCCAAGCTTTTTTCCCATAATTTGTTTGGTTCTAAACCTTCTCTTAGTagattttcaaataataactTTTCATTCATTCAAAAAACCTATAATTGACAAAAAATTTCGCACATCtcgggatttttttttgtgacatTGTAAATCAAAACCTCACAGCAAAATTCGAAATATAGTGGacacttgaaaatttttattgttaggATTGTCGGGTACTCGGGTTACTCCTAGTCgggttattaaaaaagatatataacaCATATATATGATGGCGTAgtataaagaataataaagtaattgtatatactatataatgtaattatgttaattaaaattttctaataaccCGACTAGCGATGAATCACGTTGCCACCGCAGTCTTAACAAaagatactttattaataatgaactAAATA
This region includes:
- a CDS encoding uncharacterized protein (SECRETED:cutsite_IEA-YS; SECRETED:prob_0.9021); SECRETED:SignalP(1-26), with the protein product MRPRSFYLLTAIFMFFYMTFAPVIEAYSVGVYLDMNAGACRIWIEDSNHKRIAGDGKGDYHACDGTSGDYKEIDFPDQEYYVVAKVHFTLRKQKVRGSFNGNTCFRIHGNSGKFYFDQYNCT